TTCAAATGTAGCAAACAAACTAAATGCAGTCATAAATGAAGGTATAACTACCATAAATGTTAAAATAACTTGCAAGTATTTCCAAAAATCTTCGATACCTGGTTCAACAAGTTGATGATGTATCCCAACTGGAATACTGAAGAATAAGAATAGCATAAATGACATTCTAGCTAAATTATCAGAGAATGCTTTTCCGCCAATAATTTTTGGAACAATTGCATACCAACACATGTAAGCAGGTAGTAACCAGAAGTATACAAGTGCATGTCCAAAATACCAAAATAATGTTCTACTTAACGATACATCAATTCTTTCAACGATACCTAATGACCAAGGTATCAATTGAAATAAAACAGTTGAAGCTACCCCTAATGAGCAAACAATCCACATGACACCATTAATAGTTACCATATAACTTAATAACGGTGATTTTTTATTAGGATATTGCTTTTTAAATTCTCTATATTTTAAAATTTGTCCAACAATAGAAATCCAACTTCCGACAACAACTAATGCCATACCAACATAGAAAATAACATGTGCTTGCAAAGGTGCATAGAATGTATAAAGTACAGTTGCTTTATTTAACAACACCATTGTTGCTGCCATCGCAGTTCCAATGAGCATGACCCAAAATCCTATCCATCCAAGCTTTCTTTGCACTGATGTTAAATGTCCACACGTTCTAGCTACTGCAGAATATTGGAATCCAAGTATAAAGAACGTTGTTAACACGAGTGCTAAGATAATCCCATGTACCGTAAGAATTTGATAGTATGAGATGTTAGCTGGTAATTCTAACATGCCAGATCTAACAAACGTTTGTAATAGTCCTGCGATACCACCAAGTACAAGACAACAGATTGCTACATACATATGAGCCATAACAAGTTTGCTATCAGATTTATTTAAACGTGTAATCATTTTTTATCCACAACCTTTATCATAGACTTCATATCAGCGTGTCCTACACCACAATATTCATTGCAAATAATCAGATATTCAGCTTTGTGATTAAATGTTTGAGTGAATTCACTAATATGTCCTGGTTCTAACATCATATTGACATTTGTTCCAGGTAAACTAAATCCATGCAAAGTATCTTTACTTGTTGCAATGATTTTCACTTTTGAACCTTTAGGTATTTCTACTTGTCCCGGTTGATAATTAAAAGCAGATGCTACAAATACGAGTTCATAATCATAATCTTTATTGTTTACTTTATGTAATCCTGGTTTATTAAATGGTTCGATTTGATCAACTTTCTCAGGATTTACATATTCCCGTCCAGATGCTGCTGGCGTATGTCCATTGTGCAATGCAGTTACAATTAAAATGACAAGAAAAATAACTAATGAGCTCGTTCCCACAATTAACCATAATCTTTCGTATTTATGCACAGATTTCACCCCTTACATTCTTACTAAAAATATAATAAAACAAATTACCCATAAAACTGTAAAAATTCCTCCCAATGTTAAAACGGAATAGAGTGTACCTCTTAAATCGAGGTCATCATGAGATTGATGATTCGTTTCTTCAAATTGGTCATTATTTTGGAATGTCATATGATTCATCCTTTCTTATATTCTCTTCATTATTTATAATAGAATAGAGATTAAAAAAATAATGTGATACAAATCACATTATATAAATTATTTGTGCATATGAAGGGGAATTATAATGAAAAGCAATCAAGCTTCTTTAGATTTATTATATAAACTAAAAAAAGAAATCGAAAAATCGTCGAACCATTCACTTATAAAGCAAATTAATGAAATGATTAAAAAAGTATACAATGAACAATATACGGTTAGTTTTGTTGGTCACTTTTCTGCTGGTAAGTCAACAATTATCAATCACGCAATCGGACAGGATATATTACCGAGTTCTCCTGTACCGACAACGAGTAACACAGCACAATTAATTTCATCTAATAAAAATAGCATATCAGTAAACTTAAATGACAATCGCTATACAATAGTAGATTCTCAACAAGAAGTAAAAAAATTAAACACTGAAAATCAAGAAGTAGAGTCTATAGAAATTGAATTTACTTCAGATAAATATAATCATGGATTTACTTTTCAAGATACACCAGGCGTAGATTCTATGAGTGATAATCATAGGGAAAGTGCTTTTCAATATTTATTGACGTCTAATATTGTATTTTATACGGTAGATTACAATCATGTTCAATCTGATATGAACTTTAATTTTATTAAGTCATTAAATAAGTTAGATATTCCGGTCATTTTAGTAGTTAATCAAATTGATAAACATGATGAAGATGAGATTGCGTTTGATACATATAAACGAAGAGTGAACAAAGCTGTATCAGATTGGCATTTAAACTTAGAGAAGATATTCTATATATCAAAATACGACACACCAAATAATGAACGAGCGGATTTCAAACAATACATTCATAATCTTGACCAAAATCGTACAGATCATCAACATTTTATTGAACGTGTTACAAATTATATAACACAAGAACAATTGAATTTTATCAGTCAGCATATGGAAGACATCTTATCCGAAATCGATTCAAGTGAGGCTACGTTTGAGGAAGACTATCAAGCATATAAGAAAAAAGCAGAAGTACAAAATGAACAATCCTTAATACAAGATAAAGACCAATTCAAATCTAATTTGAAAGAAGAACGTAAAGAAATACTAGATAATGCATACTTGATGCCTTATGAAATGAGAGAGACGATTAGACAGTACTTAGAAACTACTGCTAAAGATTTCAAAGTTAAAGGGCTATTTAACAAAGGTAGTAAAAAGGAACAGTTACAAAGCGAAAAACTAAGTAATTTAAAAGTCGAATTAGATTCAAAAATTCACGACGAGATTACTAAAGTATGGATCAAATCACTTGAACGACTTAATAAATATATTCAAGATTCATCATTATTTGAGAAAATTATAAATCAAAAATACGAAATTTCAGAACAGGAACTATCTGATTTTGTACAAGCACAGACATCGATTACAAATGACTACGTACTTATATATTCTAAAGGTATAACTGAAATAATTAATCGAAAAATTCGTCAAGAAACAAATCAATTAATAGATGAAATTGTAGAATCTAGTAAAGTAAATCAAGATCAATCAACACAAAACAATTTATTAGATGATTACGAACGTTATAAGGAATATAAGTCATTAAAAACATCATTAGTCACTCAAAATTTTCAACATTATTATATACACCTAAATGAATATATAGATAAATTGATAGATAGACATTTTATAAATATAAGCGATATAGAATTAGATGAAGAAACTAGTCATAAACATCATTATGAAAATGATACTTCCGAAACGAAAGAAAATAATTTAGATTTAGTAAAACAACAGTTAAATCAATTAAAATCATTACCAATATACCAATCTGAAATGAACCACATCGAAAGTCAGATAGAGCGTATGACGCAAAACATCACAAAAATCGCCGTTTTTGGTACTTTTAGTGCAGGGAAAAGTAGTTTAATTAACGCCATATTACAAAAGCCGATACTATTAAGTTCACCAAATCCTACGACAGCCAGTATTACAGAAATCAGTTATGGTACGACACAAGAAGTGACATTTAAAACATATGAACAATTATTAGAAGAAATCAATCACATTACAGAATATGTTGATCAATCATATACTTCTATAGAATCATTTATTGAAGATAAATCAATAAAAACAAACAAATCATTATCAAGTAATCATCTTGCATTTTTTGAAGCAATCGAATCGAACTATCATGAATATGCATCTATCTTGAAACAACATGAACCAGTAGCATTTGAAATTGAAGAGTTAGAGAAGTTAACCGCTGATGATACACATGCTGCGTTTGTACACAAAATCAACTTAAGGTTAGAAGAAGAATGGCTGAAAGATAAGATCATTATTGATTCACCTGGTTTAAATTCCAATAACCAACGTCATACGAGGGAAACTGAACAAATCATAGCAACAAGTGACTTAATCCTCTATGTAAGTTATTACAATCATGCGTTCACAGATAAAGATGCTGAGTTCTTAACTTATATGAGAGATATGAATCATTTACAACAATCTCAAGGCATGAAATTTATAATTAATGCCATTGACCTAGCTGAGTCCGATGATGATAAGGAAGCCGTATTATCATATGTAGAAACATCATTAGATCAATTGAATATCAAACCTGAATGTTATCCTGTTTCAAGTAAACAAGCATTAAAACAATATGATTCATACTTCACTAAATTTATGTCTGCCATAGATCATTTTGTAAATGTTGAAAGTAAACATGTCATTCAGTCTCAAATTGAATCAAAAACAAAACAACTCATTAACGAACTAGAACAAATGGTGCATACGTATCGACAAGATAAATCAAAATTTGAAAGTCGCAAAGATACACTATTAAAATATAAACAACAAGAAAACTTCACGAATCAAATTGTCATTAAGACACATCATCAACAAGAAAAAGAAATTCAAGATCAACTTTACTATTTAAAAGATAGACTTCATATACAATTAAATGATATTGTGAAGAAGCATTTCAATACATCGACGGTTACAGATGAGTTTAAACAATCGTTACAGACGAGTACAAAACAATATGTTGATGCGGTTAATCAAAAATTAAGTCTTGAAAGTTCTCTCATTTCCGAAAGGTTAAAGAACTTTTATACTAAAACGTTTGATGATTTATTAACACCAACGATTGTTGAATTAAATGAAGCATCTATTTTAATTTCAAAATATAAACACGCATTTAATTATGAAGCAGCACAACCGATTAACATTCATCTACAAGAAATTATTAATCAATCTGTTAAATCCATTTCAAAGAAGGATTTGATTAAGTCATCGCGTGTTAAAGAAACACAACAATCTATTCTTGATGATACGATGCGTTTGATAGATGAACCGATAGTCACATTCAATCGATCATTAACAACAGATTTAGAAGAATATGATAAAGATGCTGAAGGATTTATCAAGTCGTATAACGAAGATGTCATCGCATTAATTGATTCATATTTATCAGTAGAAATTGATAATCAGATGATTGAACAAATTGAAGCAGTCTTAAAAGAGATATAAAGGAGCACAACATGGGAAATAAAATATTACTTATTGATGGCATGGCATTACTATTTAGACATTTTTATGCGACAAGCATACACAAACAATTTATGAGAGATTCGAAAGG
The Mammaliicoccus sp. Dog046 genome window above contains:
- a CDS encoding b(o/a)3-type cytochrome-c oxidase subunit 1, coding for MITRLNKSDSKLVMAHMYVAICCLVLGGIAGLLQTFVRSGMLELPANISYYQILTVHGIILALVLTTFFILGFQYSAVARTCGHLTSVQRKLGWIGFWVMLIGTAMAATMVLLNKATVLYTFYAPLQAHVIFYVGMALVVVGSWISIVGQILKYREFKKQYPNKKSPLLSYMVTINGVMWIVCSLGVASTVLFQLIPWSLGIVERIDVSLSRTLFWYFGHALVYFWLLPAYMCWYAIVPKIIGGKAFSDNLARMSFMLFLFFSIPVGIHHQLVEPGIEDFWKYLQVILTFMVVIPSFMTAFSLFATFESHGRSLGYKGLFSWFKSLPWNDARFVLPFLGMLAFIPGGAGGLVNASAQMNGLVHNTIWVTGHFHLTIASAVILTFFGIMYWLIPHCTGRKLTKFTQKLAIIQGYTWAIGMTIMSGAMHYVGLFKGAPRRSTYSEYGGAEQAAEWIPYQVLQAVGGTILFISIILVVFVFIHLAFLSPKGEEEYPVAEAYDEHQPVTKFVENWRFLMVITIVLIIVAYTVPIGQMFIDPPPGAKGFGEGKLW
- a CDS encoding cytochrome B5, producing MHKYERLWLIVGTSSLVIFLVILIVTALHNGHTPAASGREYVNPEKVDQIEPFNKPGLHKVNNKDYDYELVFVASAFNYQPGQVEIPKGSKVKIIATSKDTLHGFSLPGTNVNMMLEPGHISEFTQTFNHKAEYLIICNEYCGVGHADMKSMIKVVDKK
- a CDS encoding dynamin family protein, with the translated sequence MKSNQASLDLLYKLKKEIEKSSNHSLIKQINEMIKKVYNEQYTVSFVGHFSAGKSTIINHAIGQDILPSSPVPTTSNTAQLISSNKNSISVNLNDNRYTIVDSQQEVKKLNTENQEVESIEIEFTSDKYNHGFTFQDTPGVDSMSDNHRESAFQYLLTSNIVFYTVDYNHVQSDMNFNFIKSLNKLDIPVILVVNQIDKHDEDEIAFDTYKRRVNKAVSDWHLNLEKIFYISKYDTPNNERADFKQYIHNLDQNRTDHQHFIERVTNYITQEQLNFISQHMEDILSEIDSSEATFEEDYQAYKKKAEVQNEQSLIQDKDQFKSNLKEERKEILDNAYLMPYEMRETIRQYLETTAKDFKVKGLFNKGSKKEQLQSEKLSNLKVELDSKIHDEITKVWIKSLERLNKYIQDSSLFEKIINQKYEISEQELSDFVQAQTSITNDYVLIYSKGITEIINRKIRQETNQLIDEIVESSKVNQDQSTQNNLLDDYERYKEYKSLKTSLVTQNFQHYYIHLNEYIDKLIDRHFINISDIELDEETSHKHHYENDTSETKENNLDLVKQQLNQLKSLPIYQSEMNHIESQIERMTQNITKIAVFGTFSAGKSSLINAILQKPILLSSPNPTTASITEISYGTTQEVTFKTYEQLLEEINHITEYVDQSYTSIESFIEDKSIKTNKSLSSNHLAFFEAIESNYHEYASILKQHEPVAFEIEELEKLTADDTHAAFVHKINLRLEEEWLKDKIIIDSPGLNSNNQRHTRETEQIIATSDLILYVSYYNHAFTDKDAEFLTYMRDMNHLQQSQGMKFIINAIDLAESDDDKEAVLSYVETSLDQLNIKPECYPVSSKQALKQYDSYFTKFMSAIDHFVNVESKHVIQSQIESKTKQLINELEQMVHTYRQDKSKFESRKDTLLKYKQQENFTNQIVIKTHHQQEKEIQDQLYYLKDRLHIQLNDIVKKHFNTSTVTDEFKQSLQTSTKQYVDAVNQKLSLESSLISERLKNFYTKTFDDLLTPTIVELNEASILISKYKHAFNYEAAQPINIHLQEIINQSVKSISKKDLIKSSRVKETQQSILDDTMRLIDEPIVTFNRSLTTDLEEYDKDAEGFIKSYNEDVIALIDSYLSVEIDNQMIEQIEAVLKEI